Sequence from the Stenotrophomonas sp. 364 genome:
GCCCGATACGCTGCACCGCATCGGCAACCTCCACTTCATCCAGCAGCAGTTCGCCCTGCCGCCACGCCGCGATCCGATCGGGCGCCTGGTCGGCCAGCCGCTGCACCCGGCCACCGGGCGCGAACGTGGCACGCTGCCCGGCCTGCAGCCAGGTCCAGCCACCGCCCTCGCTGGCCGCCACCCGCACCTGGCCCTGTTCCACGTCGGCCTGCACGCCGGTGGCATCGCTGGAGACCGCAAACGCGGTGGAAACATCCTCGACCACCCCGCCCTGCGCGCGTACTTCAAACCGCTGCGGCTGGCCGGGCGCCACCTGGAACCAGGCACGACCACGCAACAGCGCGATACGGCGCACCTGGCCGTCGAACTGCACGGCGATGGCCGACTCGGCATCCAGCACGGCACGGCTGCCGTCGGGCAACGCCACCTCGGCGATGCCGGTAGTGGTGCGGTGGTCCGATCGCAGCCGCAGCCACGCGTCCGGTGCCATCCAAGCCAGCGCGAGCACCGCCGCAGCGGCCAGCGACCAGCGGCGCACCCGCGCGCGCCGGCGCGTCGGCGCGAGGGTCGCCTGCGGCCGTGGCCCCAGGCTGCGCCAGAGCTGGCGTTCGCGTTCGAACACGCGCCGGTGGCCCGGCGCGGCCAGCCACCGCTCGAAGGCCTGCATGCCGATGTCATCCACCGTGCCGGAGGCCAGCCACGCAATCCACGCCTGCGCCTGCACGGCGACGGGATCGGACGATGTGGACGGCGGCGGAAGCGGATCGATGTGCGGCGGGCTCATGGCTGGCGGGTTGGCGCGGTCGGGCGATGACACCCGCAGGGACGGAAGCGGGGCACGCGACACGCCCCAGTATGATCAAGACGAATGACGGGGGCGGTTCCCCAATGCCCTGACGCGCAGGCGGGGCATCAGCGCCCGTTGCGGGCCCACGCCAGGCGCTGCAGGGCGGCGCGCACGTGATTCTCCACGGTGGTGACCGACACCTTGAGGCGCTTGGCCACGTCGGCCTGGGTCAGGCCCTGCAGGCGGTTGAGCCGGAAGATGGTTCGGGTGGGCTCGGGCAGGTGCGCGGCGGCGGCGAGCACGCGCTGCAGTTCGTCCTGGGCCATCGCCTGTTCTTCGGTCGACAGCACTTCGTCCGGTCCCCACAGGTAATGCTCGGCGAGCAGGCGTGCGCGGCGGGTGCGCTCACGCCCGTGGTCGGTGGCCAGGTTGGTGGCCAGCCGATACAGATAGGCCCGCGGGTTGTCGATGGCCTGGCCGCTGTCCACCCCGCGCGCCTTGAACCAGATCGCCTGGATCACGTCCTCGGCACCGCCATCGTTGCCCAGGATGCGCTGCACCAGGCGCAGCAGCGCAGGGCGTTCGCGGATCAGCATCTCGGTGAGGGCGGAGGCGTTGGTGGTCATGCGACGGACGCGTGGGCCGGGGCGGAAGGCGCGCCATGCTACCCCGCAAATGCGAATGAGTCACGTTTGTGAGGTTCGGCCGCCGAGCCGTCGCCGTGTTCGCGCCGCAGCTCAGAGGCAGGTGGTCAACCCTTCGTACACCGTGGTGCGGGTCCCCGGCAGCGCGGTGTCGATGGCGTCCTGCCCCTGAAGGGTACCCAGCAGCAGCGGCAAGGGGGTGTAAGACGCCAGCGGCAAGCGGCAGGCCCAATCGCGGGCATCCACTGTGACCGCACCGGTGGCGGCGTCGACGTTCATGTTGCTGCCGGCGAATGTCCACCGGCACTCCCCCACCCGGCCACTGGCGGCGTGCACCGAACAGCGCAGGCGCATGGCCTGCAGGTTGTAGTACTCGCCCTCGCAGAAGGTGTCGCCGCATATGTCATCGAAGCCGCGCACCAGCGCCTGTTCCAGCGCACGGAAACGCGCCCCACCCTGGCCCGGGCCGGGATAATCCCGCGCGTCCACGTAGCGGGCCGCCGACACCGCGCGCTCCGGCTGCCGGGTCTGCTGGAGGCAGTCGCCCACCGCCTCGCCGATGGACAGCGCCGCACCGGGCAGCACGACATCCAGCGCGTCGGCGCGTTCCAGAGACGCATGGAAGGCCTCCACCGCCACCCCCGTGCCCAGCGGCAAGGGGCAGTCCCAGCGCCGGTTGTCCGACAGGACCATGCCGGTGTCTGCCGCTATCTGCAATTTGCTGGCAATGAACAGCCAGTTGCAGGCGTGTACCTGCCCGCTGGCCGCGTTGACCGAGCAGCGCAACTGCAGTGCGCGCAGGTTGCTGTAATCACCCTCGCAGAGGGTATCGGCGCAGACCGCGTCGAAGCGGCGCGCCAAGTGGGATTCCAGGGTGTAGAAGCGGTCCCAGTTGGCCTCGTTGCGGGGGAAATCCACCAGGTCGACGAACGGCTGGGCAAGCAGCGGGGCGCTGGGCAGCCAGGCCAGCAGGGCGAACAGGCGCAGCAACGGCCGAAAACGTGGGTACATGGCCAGACTCCAACGGAAGGAGAACCAGCGTGGCCTGGCCCGGAGCACGGGCCCATCCGGCAAGGCCGCGCCGGGCCGTGGGGAAACCCTCCATGGGGCCGTGGTCCCGCCCCCGCTGCACGCGGCCCGGCAAAGGCATAAAATGGGGGGCTATCCGCCTACATCCCCCTCTCGGAGTACACCCATGGGTCTGGAACTCGTCTCGCCCGGCAAGAACCCGCCGGAAGAAATCAACGTCATCATCGAGATCCCGAAGGATTCCGAGCCGGTGAAGTACGAAGTGGACAAGGAAACCGGCGCGATCTTCGTCGACCGCATCCTGTCCACCCCGATGCGCTACCCGTGCAACTACGGCTACGTGCCGAGCACCCTGTGCGGCGACGGCGACCCGGCCGACGTGCTGGTGGTGCTGCCGCTGCCGCTGATCCCCGGTTCGGTGGTGCGTTGCCGTCCGGTCGGCGTGCTCAAGATGAGCGATGAGGCCGGCAGCGACGAGAAGATCCTGGCCGTGCCGATCTCCAAGGTGTTCAGCGGCTACGCCCACGTGGAAGACATCGAGCAGGTGTCCAGCCACTGGCTGGAGCGCATCGGCCACTTCTTCGAGCATTACAAGGACCTGGAAAAGGGCAAGTGGGTCAAGCTTGACGGCTGGGCCGGCGCTGCCGAAGCCAAGCAGATCCTGATCGAAGCGCACCAGCGTTACCTCAGCAACAACGGCTGAGGCTGAACGGCATCGCTTCGGCGCTGGCCGCCGAAGCGATGGACATCACGTTTTTTGACTGCGGCACATCACTATTTGTGCCGGATTGGGTACATTGCGTCTTCACACCGTCCACGGTGCGTTTCACCGTGGTCAGCCAGGGGACTTGTCGTGCGCATTCTGCTTGTTGGGGACCAGGCCAGCCTGTCGGCTGAACTGATGGATTTCATTGCCGATCTTGGGGAAGAGTGGCAGCCGCTGACGGCCTCCGATGGCCAGTCGGCCATGAGCATCGTCGCCGCCGGTCCGGTGGACGCGGTCATCGCCTGCCCTACCCTGCCCGATCTCACGGCCACCACGCTGCTGGGGCAGATCCGCACCCTGCGCCCGGAGACCATCCGGATCGCACTGGTGGATGCCGACCATGGCAACCGCCCGCCGCCGGCGCGCCTGATCGGGGTGGCCCACCGCTTCCTGCCGATGCCGCTGGCCCCGGAAGTTCTGCTGGAAGCGCTGACCAGCCTGGAAGAACTGCGCGAGCTGCTCGATAGCGCGCATCTGCGCAGCGCGATCGGCCGCATCGAAAAGCTGCCCTCGCCGCCGCATCTGTACCTGAGCCTGACCCAGGCGCTGGAACACGACGACGACACCAACACCGCCGACGTCTCCAAGCTGGTATCTGCGGACCCGGCCATTGCGGCCAAGGTGCTGCAGTTGTCCAACTCGGCATTCTTCAACAGCGGCCGCACCATTTCCGACCTGCGCACCGCGGTAACGCGGCTGGGCCTGTCGACCCTGCGCGACCTGGTGCTGGCCAGCGAAGTGTTCTCCGCCTCGGCGTTGTCCGGTGCCGAACGCAATTCGCTGCAGCAGCGCGCGTTGCTGGCCTCGCGGCTGGCGGCCAAGCTGCTGCCCGATTCCAGCGCCGAGCTGGGTGCGACCGCGGCCCTGCTGGCCGACATCGGGCTGCTGCTGCCGGGCGTGCGCAACGAGCGCGTTGCCCCGACCGACGCAGCCGATGAACGCCCCGGCCATGCCGAGGCCGGCGCCTACCTGCTGGGCCTGTGGGGCCTGCCGATGCCGATCATCGAGGCGGTGGCGTTCCACCTGCAGCCGCAGAAGTCCAACACGCGCAGCTTCTGGGTAACCGGTGCGGTGCACGTGGCATTGGCCCTGATCAACGGGGACCCGGTGGATGAGGAGTACCTGCAGCGTGCCGGCGTGCTGCACAAGCTGCCGCAGTGGCGGGACCACGCCAATGGCCTGATGGGTCTGGTGGCTGCAGAAGCCTGAGGCCACCGCCCCACGCCCTGACGCGGGGCAGTAGCGCAACGGAAAAGCCGGCCAGTGGCCGGCTTTTTTGTGGTTCTTCGCCCCTCTGCGGGCAGGCAGAAACGTGCATTGGCGCTTTCCAGGCGCTGTCGGTGGGTCGGGCGCTGGGCCCCATGCCCTTGGAGGCGAAATAAAGGAGGAGGTGGCGGCCGCAGGCCGGCACCGGGGGACATTCGCCGGAAAGGGCATGGGGCCCAGCGCCCGACCCGCCGACAAAGCAAAAAAGCCTGGCTTCCCCTGCTTGCCGCAAGCCGAGCCCCGTAGCAGCCGGTAGGCCCCTGGGCAAAATCAAGGAGGAGGCCGCGCCTGCGGCCGGGGGACATTTGCACCAGGGGCCTACCGGCTGCTACGGGGCCCTCACGCTCGCGACCGCCCCAATCGGAGACGCCAGCCGATCCAAACGGCTTCTGCGCACACACGGCCACCCGCGCACCGTCGTGCTCACGCTGCGACGCCCTTGCAACAAGATGCTTTCCTCAGATGGGAGCAGACCTCTTTGTGGCCGCAGCATCGATACCTGGGAGGGTAGAACGCCCAGGCCCCCGCACAAACAAAAGAGGGCGGACCTTGCGGTCCGCCCTCCTTTTTTACTGCTACAGAGCTTCGATGGATCAGAAGCGCTGGGTGTACTTCATGTACAGGAAGCGACCGATATCGAAACCGCCGTAGTTGGCGAAGCTCGAGTTCGGTGCCGAGTACATCAGCGGACCCTTGTGGTCGAACACGTTGTTCGCACCGACGGCGATGGTGGCATCCCAGGGCGCCTTCCAGTTGATCTGCAGATCGTGGAAGGTGTTGGAGCCGGTGTGACGCAGCGGCGCGCTTTCGCCATTGGCGAAGTGGTCCGGGGCATCGCACCAACGGTCGTCGACGCAGTCTTCCTTCATGCCCGAGTAGTAACGGGCGGTGTAGGTCGCACCGAAGTTGCCCAGTTCCCAGTTCACGCCCACGTTGGAACGCACGCGGAACAGACCTGCCTCGCTGACGCGACCGATGATGATGTTGTCACCATCGGAGTTCTGGCCGGCTTCGTCGTACTTGGACAGGTAGCTGG
This genomic interval carries:
- a CDS encoding FecR domain-containing protein, coding for MSPPHIDPLPPPSTSSDPVAVQAQAWIAWLASGTVDDIGMQAFERWLAAPGHRRVFERERQLWRSLGPRPQATLAPTRRRARVRRWSLAAAAVLALAWMAPDAWLRLRSDHRTTTGIAEVALPDGSRAVLDAESAIAVQFDGQVRRIALLRGRAWFQVAPGQPQRFEVRAQGGVVEDVSTAFAVSSDATGVQADVEQGQVRVAASEGGGWTWLQAGQRATFAPGGRVQRLADQAPDRIAAWRQGELLLDEVEVADAVQRIGRYRRGPTFVRGDLSQLPVVNAAFRIDRPEQALDALAGSAGLRVTRLPMGVAIVQVDARR
- a CDS encoding RNA polymerase sigma factor, with amino-acid sequence MTTNASALTEMLIRERPALLRLVQRILGNDGGAEDVIQAIWFKARGVDSGQAIDNPRAYLYRLATNLATDHGRERTRRARLLAEHYLWGPDEVLSTEEQAMAQDELQRVLAAAAHLPEPTRTIFRLNRLQGLTQADVAKRLKVSVTTVENHVRAALQRLAWARNGR
- the ppa gene encoding inorganic diphosphatase; the protein is MGLELVSPGKNPPEEINVIIEIPKDSEPVKYEVDKETGAIFVDRILSTPMRYPCNYGYVPSTLCGDGDPADVLVVLPLPLIPGSVVRCRPVGVLKMSDEAGSDEKILAVPISKVFSGYAHVEDIEQVSSHWLERIGHFFEHYKDLEKGKWVKLDGWAGAAEAKQILIEAHQRYLSNNG
- a CDS encoding HDOD domain-containing protein, which gives rise to MRILLVGDQASLSAELMDFIADLGEEWQPLTASDGQSAMSIVAAGPVDAVIACPTLPDLTATTLLGQIRTLRPETIRIALVDADHGNRPPPARLIGVAHRFLPMPLAPEVLLEALTSLEELRELLDSAHLRSAIGRIEKLPSPPHLYLSLTQALEHDDDTNTADVSKLVSADPAIAAKVLQLSNSAFFNSGRTISDLRTAVTRLGLSTLRDLVLASEVFSASALSGAERNSLQQRALLASRLAAKLLPDSSAELGATAALLADIGLLLPGVRNERVAPTDAADERPGHAEAGAYLLGLWGLPMPIIEAVAFHLQPQKSNTRSFWVTGAVHVALALINGDPVDEEYLQRAGVLHKLPQWRDHANGLMGLVAAEA